Proteins encoded by one window of Nasonia vitripennis strain AsymCx chromosome 5, Nvit_psr_1.1, whole genome shotgun sequence:
- the LOC100123604 gene encoding zinc finger protein 729-like isoform X2 gives MLRFSANTRVFYRTCYDLFMEIDYCGAVATPSTQDDDNLPDDALFDSNDAKYVAELKTFISSENAMNYRDEEIMPDSTTGYAILLSENSNNDDKIESSISFGEYCNNKNGTEGENIQEIDIKEEEEVDDVIMVSSQGHSNEAIEMTGDGSAENLMPRQRLHNETPIIDENNAEKNDIRNANNFINRQRRNEILNFLRMYCTECINVGINKGLPGPKRKCVKCNRMLRFKCLKCKERFKKYHTAYQHVKFRCIHETLLKCFKCNYTTLDERNLAYHTKQYHDNNQCSKCGEKFENYATLKKHRIHQCKFKTLKIKKKLDVYSNMEHFCEKCDKIISKGQRTFYKKCEDCFQYSCMRCTNCKLLCRNNMAAYTHLKFKCPAFALNCHHCNYKTSENSVLEKHLQDLHLPKKCKLCNIVLSGKISLKRHMLELHKKQKVTMNAVKNSWLETFCSKCDNILERNNQTTEKCFDCTSDKVLYQCKVCLKRYAYKSSIYSHYYTVHRTSDKRKKSACIKCSICENIIPLKGLRKHMKTTHTIINCKKCGVKCENYDFWMKHKAEQCSSKDDDFVKCSICDFLTTNKNLYKHIKYQHTAIDCQRCGTKLENSTKLEEHLRNECVFRDKATIRCPTCNTLLKRKNFNKHMYEVHTFDVYHNVTQSDGNSHNCTLCGCIFFTARELTKHIKYVHDTWTCSQCGMKCDDYYCMRRHQAYECSSNNNCKKTDNINVYCSECCESAKLIYALKVSKCSVCQGVLQYQCGTCRTNCKNYKNVKAHIRKVCSEKPSLSCPYCDHKEKTESLLEIHIKKCINSNQSIT, from the exons ATGTTGCGATTTTCTGCGAATACACGTGTATTCTATAGGACGTGTTATGACTT ATTCATGGAGATTGATTATTGCGGGGCCGTCGCTACTCCGAGTACGCAGGATGACGATAACTTACCAG ATGATGCCCTTTTCGATTCTAACGACGCGAAATACGTAGCCGAGTTGAAAACTTTTATATCGTCGGAAAACGCGATGAATTACCGCGATGAAGAAATTATGCCCGACAGTACCACAG GATACGCTATTTTGCTCTCAGAAAACAGTAATAATGACGATAAAATTGAAAGCTCTATCAGTTTTGGAGAATattgcaataataaaaatggtaCTGAGGGCGAAAATATTCAGGAGATTGATatcaaagaagaagaagaagttgATGATGTTATAATGGTTTCTAGTCAAGGTCATTCTAATg AAGCTATTGAAATGACGGGTGATGGAAGTGCAGAAAACTTGATGCCCAGACAAAGACTTCATAATGAGACTCCTattattgatgaaaataatgcTGAAAAAAATGACATTCGCAATGcaaataatttcattaatcGACAGAGGAGGAATG agatATTGAACTTTCTTCGAATGTATTGCACCGAATGCATTAATGTAGGCATAAATAAGGGTCTTCCAGGGCCAAAAAGAAAATGTGTTAAATGTAACAGAATGTTGAGGTTTAAATGCTTGAAGTGCAaagaaagatttaaaaaatatcacacTGCTTATCAGCACGTGAAGTTTAGGTGCATTCATGAAACGCTTTTAAAATGCTTCAAGTGCAATTACACGACGCTAGACGAACGCAACTTAGCGTATCATACGAAACAGTATCATGACAATAATCAATGCTCAAAATGTGGTGAAAAATTCGAGAATTATGCAACATTGAAGAAACATCGAATACACCAATGCAAATTCAAAactctgaaaattaaaaaaaaattag atGTTTACAGTAATATGGAACACTTTTGCGAGAAATGTGATAAAATCATATCAAAAGGGCAAcgtacattttataaaaaatgtgaaGATTGTTTCCAATACTCATGTATGCGATGTACAAATTGTAAGCTTCTTTGCAGGAATAACATGGCTGCTTATAcacatttaaaatttaaatgtccAGCCTTCGCGTTAAATTGTCATCATTGCAATTATAAAACATCAGAAAACTCAGTCCTTGAAAAGCACCTACAGGATTTACACTTGcctaaaaaatgtaaactatGCAACATCGTATTAAGTGgtaaaatatcattaaaacGACATATGCTTGAACTTCACAAAAAGCAAAAAGTTACGATGAACGCAG tgaAGAACAGTTGGCTTGAAACGTTTTGTTCGAAATGTGACAACATTTTGGAGAGAAATAATCAAACAACAGAAAAATGTTTTGATTGCACATCAGATAAAGTCTTGTATCAGTGCAAGGTTTGCTTAAAGAGATATGCTTATAAATCTAGTATATATAGCCATTACTACACTGTACATAGGACATCtgataagagaaaaaaaagcgctTGCATAAAATGCTCTAtttgtgaaaatattattcCTCTGAAAGGCCTTCGCAAGCACATGAAAACAACTCACACtattataaattgtaaaaaatgtgGTGTGAAATGtgaaaattatgatttttggATGAAGCATAAAGCAGAGCAATGTAGCTCCAAGGACGATGACTTTGTCAAATGTTCTATATGTGATTTTTTAAccacaaacaaaaatttatacaagcatATTAAGTATCAACATACTGCTATTGATTGTCAAAGGTGTGGAACGAAATTAGAGAATTCCACCAAATTAGAAGAGCACCTTCGCAATGAATGTGTTTTTAGAGACAAAGCTACCATTAGGTGTCCTACATGCAATACTTTattgaaaaggaaaaattttaataaacacaTGTATGAAGTTCATACCTTTGATGTTTATCATAACGTGACCCAAAGTGATGGTAATAGTCACAACTGTACTTTGTGTGGTTGcatattttttacagctagGGAACTCACAAAGCACATTAAATACGTTCATGATACTTGGACATGTTCTCAATGTGGTATGAAATGTGACGACTATTATTGTATGAGAAGACATCAGGCCTACGAATGCAGTTCCAACAACAATT GTAAAAAAACAGATAATATCAATGTCTATTGTTCAGAATGTTGCGAGTCTGCGAAATTGATCTATGCTTTGAAAGTATCAAAATGTTCAGTTTGTCAAGGTGTGCTCCAATATCAATGTGGAACATGTAGGACCAACTGTAAGAATTACAAAAATGTGAAAGCACACATAAGAAAAGTATGTAGTGAGAAACCATCCTTGTCTTGTCCATACTGTGATCACAAAGAGAAAACAGAGTCTCTTTTAGAAATACACATAAAAAAGTGTATTAATAGTAACCAGAGCATTACATAG
- the LOC100123604 gene encoding zinc finger protein 729-like isoform X3, with product MEIDYCGAVATPSTQDDDNLPDDALFDSNDAKYVAELKTFISSENAMNYRDEEIMPDSTTEGYAILLSENSNNDDKIESSISFGEYCNNKNGTEGENIQEIDIKEEEEVDDVIMVSSQGHSNEAIEMTGDGSAENLMPRQRLHNETPIIDENNAEKNDIRNANNFINRQRRNEILNFLRMYCTECINVGINKGLPGPKRKCVKCNRMLRFKCLKCKERFKKYHTAYQHVKFRCIHETLLKCFKCNYTTLDERNLAYHTKQYHDNNQCSKCGEKFENYATLKKHRIHQCKFKTLKIKKKLDVYSNMEHFCEKCDKIISKGQRTFYKKCEDCFQYSCMRCTNCKLLCRNNMAAYTHLKFKCPAFALNCHHCNYKTSENSVLEKHLQDLHLPKKCKLCNIVLSGKISLKRHMLELHKKQKVTMNAVKNSWLETFCSKCDNILERNNQTTEKCFDCTSDKVLYQCKVCLKRYAYKSSIYSHYYTVHRTSDKRKKSACIKCSICENIIPLKGLRKHMKTTHTIINCKKCGVKCENYDFWMKHKAEQCSSKDDDFVKCSICDFLTTNKNLYKHIKYQHTAIDCQRCGTKLENSTKLEEHLRNECVFRDKATIRCPTCNTLLKRKNFNKHMYEVHTFDVYHNVTQSDGNSHNCTLCGCIFFTARELTKHIKYVHDTWTCSQCGMKCDDYYCMRRHQAYECSSNNNCKKTDNINVYCSECCESAKLIYALKVSKCSVCQGVLQYQCGTCRTNCKNYKNVKAHIRKVCSEKPSLSCPYCDHKEKTESLLEIHIKKCINSNQSIT from the exons ATGGAGATTGATTATTGCGGGGCCGTCGCTACTCCGAGTACGCAGGATGACGATAACTTACCAG ATGATGCCCTTTTCGATTCTAACGACGCGAAATACGTAGCCGAGTTGAAAACTTTTATATCGTCGGAAAACGCGATGAATTACCGCGATGAAGAAATTATGCCCGACAGTACCACAG AAGGATACGCTATTTTGCTCTCAGAAAACAGTAATAATGACGATAAAATTGAAAGCTCTATCAGTTTTGGAGAATattgcaataataaaaatggtaCTGAGGGCGAAAATATTCAGGAGATTGATatcaaagaagaagaagaagttgATGATGTTATAATGGTTTCTAGTCAAGGTCATTCTAATg AAGCTATTGAAATGACGGGTGATGGAAGTGCAGAAAACTTGATGCCCAGACAAAGACTTCATAATGAGACTCCTattattgatgaaaataatgcTGAAAAAAATGACATTCGCAATGcaaataatttcattaatcGACAGAGGAGGAATG agatATTGAACTTTCTTCGAATGTATTGCACCGAATGCATTAATGTAGGCATAAATAAGGGTCTTCCAGGGCCAAAAAGAAAATGTGTTAAATGTAACAGAATGTTGAGGTTTAAATGCTTGAAGTGCAaagaaagatttaaaaaatatcacacTGCTTATCAGCACGTGAAGTTTAGGTGCATTCATGAAACGCTTTTAAAATGCTTCAAGTGCAATTACACGACGCTAGACGAACGCAACTTAGCGTATCATACGAAACAGTATCATGACAATAATCAATGCTCAAAATGTGGTGAAAAATTCGAGAATTATGCAACATTGAAGAAACATCGAATACACCAATGCAAATTCAAAactctgaaaattaaaaaaaaattag atGTTTACAGTAATATGGAACACTTTTGCGAGAAATGTGATAAAATCATATCAAAAGGGCAAcgtacattttataaaaaatgtgaaGATTGTTTCCAATACTCATGTATGCGATGTACAAATTGTAAGCTTCTTTGCAGGAATAACATGGCTGCTTATAcacatttaaaatttaaatgtccAGCCTTCGCGTTAAATTGTCATCATTGCAATTATAAAACATCAGAAAACTCAGTCCTTGAAAAGCACCTACAGGATTTACACTTGcctaaaaaatgtaaactatGCAACATCGTATTAAGTGgtaaaatatcattaaaacGACATATGCTTGAACTTCACAAAAAGCAAAAAGTTACGATGAACGCAG tgaAGAACAGTTGGCTTGAAACGTTTTGTTCGAAATGTGACAACATTTTGGAGAGAAATAATCAAACAACAGAAAAATGTTTTGATTGCACATCAGATAAAGTCTTGTATCAGTGCAAGGTTTGCTTAAAGAGATATGCTTATAAATCTAGTATATATAGCCATTACTACACTGTACATAGGACATCtgataagagaaaaaaaagcgctTGCATAAAATGCTCTAtttgtgaaaatattattcCTCTGAAAGGCCTTCGCAAGCACATGAAAACAACTCACACtattataaattgtaaaaaatgtgGTGTGAAATGtgaaaattatgatttttggATGAAGCATAAAGCAGAGCAATGTAGCTCCAAGGACGATGACTTTGTCAAATGTTCTATATGTGATTTTTTAAccacaaacaaaaatttatacaagcatATTAAGTATCAACATACTGCTATTGATTGTCAAAGGTGTGGAACGAAATTAGAGAATTCCACCAAATTAGAAGAGCACCTTCGCAATGAATGTGTTTTTAGAGACAAAGCTACCATTAGGTGTCCTACATGCAATACTTTattgaaaaggaaaaattttaataaacacaTGTATGAAGTTCATACCTTTGATGTTTATCATAACGTGACCCAAAGTGATGGTAATAGTCACAACTGTACTTTGTGTGGTTGcatattttttacagctagGGAACTCACAAAGCACATTAAATACGTTCATGATACTTGGACATGTTCTCAATGTGGTATGAAATGTGACGACTATTATTGTATGAGAAGACATCAGGCCTACGAATGCAGTTCCAACAACAATT GTAAAAAAACAGATAATATCAATGTCTATTGTTCAGAATGTTGCGAGTCTGCGAAATTGATCTATGCTTTGAAAGTATCAAAATGTTCAGTTTGTCAAGGTGTGCTCCAATATCAATGTGGAACATGTAGGACCAACTGTAAGAATTACAAAAATGTGAAAGCACACATAAGAAAAGTATGTAGTGAGAAACCATCCTTGTCTTGTCCATACTGTGATCACAAAGAGAAAACAGAGTCTCTTTTAGAAATACACATAAAAAAGTGTATTAATAGTAACCAGAGCATTACATAG
- the LOC100123604 gene encoding zinc finger protein 729-like isoform X1 produces MLRFSANTRVFYRTCYDLFMEIDYCGAVATPSTQDDDNLPDDALFDSNDAKYVAELKTFISSENAMNYRDEEIMPDSTTEGYAILLSENSNNDDKIESSISFGEYCNNKNGTEGENIQEIDIKEEEEVDDVIMVSSQGHSNEAIEMTGDGSAENLMPRQRLHNETPIIDENNAEKNDIRNANNFINRQRRNEILNFLRMYCTECINVGINKGLPGPKRKCVKCNRMLRFKCLKCKERFKKYHTAYQHVKFRCIHETLLKCFKCNYTTLDERNLAYHTKQYHDNNQCSKCGEKFENYATLKKHRIHQCKFKTLKIKKKLDVYSNMEHFCEKCDKIISKGQRTFYKKCEDCFQYSCMRCTNCKLLCRNNMAAYTHLKFKCPAFALNCHHCNYKTSENSVLEKHLQDLHLPKKCKLCNIVLSGKISLKRHMLELHKKQKVTMNAVKNSWLETFCSKCDNILERNNQTTEKCFDCTSDKVLYQCKVCLKRYAYKSSIYSHYYTVHRTSDKRKKSACIKCSICENIIPLKGLRKHMKTTHTIINCKKCGVKCENYDFWMKHKAEQCSSKDDDFVKCSICDFLTTNKNLYKHIKYQHTAIDCQRCGTKLENSTKLEEHLRNECVFRDKATIRCPTCNTLLKRKNFNKHMYEVHTFDVYHNVTQSDGNSHNCTLCGCIFFTARELTKHIKYVHDTWTCSQCGMKCDDYYCMRRHQAYECSSNNNCKKTDNINVYCSECCESAKLIYALKVSKCSVCQGVLQYQCGTCRTNCKNYKNVKAHIRKVCSEKPSLSCPYCDHKEKTESLLEIHIKKCINSNQSIT; encoded by the exons ATGTTGCGATTTTCTGCGAATACACGTGTATTCTATAGGACGTGTTATGACTT ATTCATGGAGATTGATTATTGCGGGGCCGTCGCTACTCCGAGTACGCAGGATGACGATAACTTACCAG ATGATGCCCTTTTCGATTCTAACGACGCGAAATACGTAGCCGAGTTGAAAACTTTTATATCGTCGGAAAACGCGATGAATTACCGCGATGAAGAAATTATGCCCGACAGTACCACAG AAGGATACGCTATTTTGCTCTCAGAAAACAGTAATAATGACGATAAAATTGAAAGCTCTATCAGTTTTGGAGAATattgcaataataaaaatggtaCTGAGGGCGAAAATATTCAGGAGATTGATatcaaagaagaagaagaagttgATGATGTTATAATGGTTTCTAGTCAAGGTCATTCTAATg AAGCTATTGAAATGACGGGTGATGGAAGTGCAGAAAACTTGATGCCCAGACAAAGACTTCATAATGAGACTCCTattattgatgaaaataatgcTGAAAAAAATGACATTCGCAATGcaaataatttcattaatcGACAGAGGAGGAATG agatATTGAACTTTCTTCGAATGTATTGCACCGAATGCATTAATGTAGGCATAAATAAGGGTCTTCCAGGGCCAAAAAGAAAATGTGTTAAATGTAACAGAATGTTGAGGTTTAAATGCTTGAAGTGCAaagaaagatttaaaaaatatcacacTGCTTATCAGCACGTGAAGTTTAGGTGCATTCATGAAACGCTTTTAAAATGCTTCAAGTGCAATTACACGACGCTAGACGAACGCAACTTAGCGTATCATACGAAACAGTATCATGACAATAATCAATGCTCAAAATGTGGTGAAAAATTCGAGAATTATGCAACATTGAAGAAACATCGAATACACCAATGCAAATTCAAAactctgaaaattaaaaaaaaattag atGTTTACAGTAATATGGAACACTTTTGCGAGAAATGTGATAAAATCATATCAAAAGGGCAAcgtacattttataaaaaatgtgaaGATTGTTTCCAATACTCATGTATGCGATGTACAAATTGTAAGCTTCTTTGCAGGAATAACATGGCTGCTTATAcacatttaaaatttaaatgtccAGCCTTCGCGTTAAATTGTCATCATTGCAATTATAAAACATCAGAAAACTCAGTCCTTGAAAAGCACCTACAGGATTTACACTTGcctaaaaaatgtaaactatGCAACATCGTATTAAGTGgtaaaatatcattaaaacGACATATGCTTGAACTTCACAAAAAGCAAAAAGTTACGATGAACGCAG tgaAGAACAGTTGGCTTGAAACGTTTTGTTCGAAATGTGACAACATTTTGGAGAGAAATAATCAAACAACAGAAAAATGTTTTGATTGCACATCAGATAAAGTCTTGTATCAGTGCAAGGTTTGCTTAAAGAGATATGCTTATAAATCTAGTATATATAGCCATTACTACACTGTACATAGGACATCtgataagagaaaaaaaagcgctTGCATAAAATGCTCTAtttgtgaaaatattattcCTCTGAAAGGCCTTCGCAAGCACATGAAAACAACTCACACtattataaattgtaaaaaatgtgGTGTGAAATGtgaaaattatgatttttggATGAAGCATAAAGCAGAGCAATGTAGCTCCAAGGACGATGACTTTGTCAAATGTTCTATATGTGATTTTTTAAccacaaacaaaaatttatacaagcatATTAAGTATCAACATACTGCTATTGATTGTCAAAGGTGTGGAACGAAATTAGAGAATTCCACCAAATTAGAAGAGCACCTTCGCAATGAATGTGTTTTTAGAGACAAAGCTACCATTAGGTGTCCTACATGCAATACTTTattgaaaaggaaaaattttaataaacacaTGTATGAAGTTCATACCTTTGATGTTTATCATAACGTGACCCAAAGTGATGGTAATAGTCACAACTGTACTTTGTGTGGTTGcatattttttacagctagGGAACTCACAAAGCACATTAAATACGTTCATGATACTTGGACATGTTCTCAATGTGGTATGAAATGTGACGACTATTATTGTATGAGAAGACATCAGGCCTACGAATGCAGTTCCAACAACAATT GTAAAAAAACAGATAATATCAATGTCTATTGTTCAGAATGTTGCGAGTCTGCGAAATTGATCTATGCTTTGAAAGTATCAAAATGTTCAGTTTGTCAAGGTGTGCTCCAATATCAATGTGGAACATGTAGGACCAACTGTAAGAATTACAAAAATGTGAAAGCACACATAAGAAAAGTATGTAGTGAGAAACCATCCTTGTCTTGTCCATACTGTGATCACAAAGAGAAAACAGAGTCTCTTTTAGAAATACACATAAAAAAGTGTATTAATAGTAACCAGAGCATTACATAG